From the genome of Malus sylvestris chromosome 13, drMalSylv7.2, whole genome shotgun sequence:
ACTTAGAAATCATTGCTCAATTCAAGCACTAAAAGTTAATGCTTCTCCACCTCCTGCTCTCTGAACATTTACCTGGATTTTATTTATCTGAAGAAGTGCTAGGATTAATTTGTACATACTCAAAACTCATCTTTGGCATGTTTATATGGATTATGCCCTGCCAGTTGCCAATGTGTCATTTCTTGTACGAATTATTAGTTGTATCTGTATATTTTGTTTCTGTAAAGTTTCTCAGTTGCTCACTTAGGCATATAATCGGAAATGGATCAACTCAAATTTTTGCAGTGTCTATCAAGAGCCCTCAGAAATGAAAACCCAAAACTGCTGACGGCAGCTTCCGCATTATTTTTACCTTTCCAGCCTCTGATGGTTTCTGCCGTTCACACGGGATTAATGGAGGTAACTTTTAAGATTTAACCACCGTTCTTTATCAATTTTATGACTAGTGACATCCTTGTTGGAAATGGTGCGTGATCAGCTAGTAATAGGTAAAATCATCCGACCATGATATTTATGATTTGAAAAATCTACGGTTTTAATGCATTTACAGAGTCTAGTATCTACAACTCTGCGTTGTGGATGAAGCTTGACAAATCTGGAAACATGTTTTACGGAAGTAGGCTGTTAAATATCACGAATTTCAGACTTAAAGCTTGGAACTTTCCGGTAATTGTATGGAAAAGGACCATGTTAGTAATTAGTCATAGCCATAGGTAACCTGAAAAGTTTTATGTTAAACTCCTCTCACTTTCTGCTAAAACTGTTTCCACTTTTCTCATCACCCGTTATTTCTTGTTTTCAGGTGGCATTTGCCAAGAGAGCATTGAAAGATCCAGAGCTAAGAACGGCCCACAATGTACATAAGATGTCATCACTATTGGGAGGTGTTCTGTTCATTGCCGATGACATGTTTCCTCAGACTCCGTTCCTTCATGCTGCGTGGCACCTTGCTGCAGCCGTCGGTGTTGGCACCTGCAATAAGCTTCTGGAGTAGCCATCATTCAAACAGATAGAAGACCTGGCTAGCAGGCTAGATGCAATTCTACAACCAAATTTGTCGATCCAACCTTATTATTTTGCAGAATGCCACCGGAATTATTATTTAGTTAATATCTAGGTAAAATCATAGGCGCAGGGACAAGGTACGAGGTACGAGGTACGAGGGACAAGGTTTAGGGTTGTCTGAGAAAGTCGGAACAATAGTAACTGAAATGTTCCGATTGACATGTAAATAAGATAATagcattattattgttgctggTGGATATTCTGTGTAATTGAAAAATAGTGGCAAACAATTTCAGTACTAAAAGGGAGTATGAGATCACTtaatattttgtgtcatttacTGAACAAACAGTGACTTGAGCGTTAAAGTGTTTTACAAGTTCCCTTCCTCCCTCAACGACGACAAGGGAATATGTGTGTCGTGCTTCTCAACATGTCTACAAGATTATTGTTGGAGGATTTGAATTTTTCCGCTCCAATATAAAAGCGTATAAGAGCGAAAATAAGTGTGCAGAAATCATTTTCTAAAGAAAAGAGAGGCCAATAGCAAGAGAAGATTATAAATTACGATGATATATGGCTCATCCAAAGAAACAAATGTCTCAGCGTTCATCGACTTTCTTGTCGACAACCCCTTGTAGATGTAGATGTTCTCGGGAACTTCGAATACCGAATACCTCGATCAGATGGCCTGCTTGAGATCTAGAGATCAAGTTTTAAGTCAGAAGATACGTACAGAGGCTCTGGCTCCACTTTTCTCCTGATCCTGCAGGTTAAACATAAAACCATGCACATTCTTCAGAAAAATTCAGTTCAGACTTCAGAGGTCGGAGACGCTCAAGAAAACGCCGAAAATTATTCCAAATCCAGAAGGGACATTTAAGTTACAATCCTAGACACCGCACAAGCCCTACGCCTAAGGTGGTACTCGGGAGATTCTCTCATTCGTACCACTAGCAACCGGTAAAGCTCAGTAATTCTACAAAGAGAGACGTAATTACCAGTTATCTTGAGACCATCTGCAGCCATCGGTATCCACCACGTGCAAGCTGTACGCGTGCCTTGATTTTGAGGACTGGTTCTCGAAACTGCAGTTGAAGCATTTGACAGGAAAACGGCAAAATTAAGCTCTTTAGAACCACCCGACTacgaataaatatttaaaggaTCAACAGAAAGAGTTTATTTGAACTGACCTTTGATGAATAAGATCACCGTGAATAACAACTAAAGACCCAGCTTTCACTTCGATGGGAACAAAATCCTTTTGATCATACTCAGGGGAAGGCCGATCAAAGGTCACACCGTCTTCACCTCTAATGAACCGTCTCACAAGCCCATCTGTTAAACAACATAAAGACCGATTACAAGAAAGAATTACTAGGCAAAACAATTTCGAAGCCTTTCCGGCTCAGATGCAGAAAATTAAAATAGGCAAAGATATCATTTAGggaagaaataaaatagaaagaagATGTGGAGGAGAATGCTACTCTTTTGAGATCCAGGAATAGCCCGTAGGCAGCCATTCGTTATTGTTGCATCTTCTAAAGCCAGCCACAGCCCTGTGCAAGTTGGTGGATCGGTATAAAGAAATGAGTTATCCTGATGTGGCACTACCTCACCTCCGATTCCTGGTTGCTGCCAACAATATTCTTGCAGATTAGTTTATGCATACTTGAAGAAAAACAACCAGTATAAACATATAACATAACCAATCTCTCAAACACAAACTATGTTCCGAAACTATGTCAACTTAAAATCATGCAATCAAGGTTTAGAGCCTTCAAATCATAATATTGCTAATTCACAACTCTGTGGACACAAGAGATCCCATTGTAGACCTAGTCccaacaaaataacaaaaaacttGTTCTAAGCGGGGTGAGGCAGGTATTTCGATAAAGACTTGCCCCTCTCTCCCTAATTATGTGTGTGCATACCTGTCTAAAAACTGTTGTatttttatatgcaagtgtttTCATATAAGTGTAGAAATGTCGATCAAGTGTTCCCCATCTGCAACCACGAACACCAGTCTATAGGTACAAGCCTCCATGCCAATTGTAAATTGTATCTAGTTATTCCAAATGCACTGTTTCTAATATTTTTAGGGTTCTTTCAACCAGGTAGCCTTATTTCATCCAAATGGACCTTAAGTCTTCatcaataaaaactaaaaaagccGCAGAACTAAGCATTAAACACGAGCGAAGATGTAATACCTTGAAAATGTACATAGACTGAATGACAATGGGCCTTTTGTAACCCAAGGAGATGAACAAGCCTGAAACTTTCTCAGAAAAGGTGAACCCTTTAAATACTGGATCGAGCTCATGTAATGCTGCACCAACAGACCACACGTTTTACACTCTCAGTTCGAGTTAAAAACGCAGAGACAAAAACCACAATCCATTTCTACAACTTTTATGATAAAGATAAAACTAAAGGGTTTGTGGAAGTGGTTCAGAGCTTACCATGGCCAACTTTGTTAATCGAAAGTTCCTTCGGCTGTCGCAGTTCTCCATCACTCCCAAAAGCTTTCTCTGCCAAAATTAACAAGTCCCAACATGTTAAGATGTGCTAATTAAGTGTTCAATTTCACTATTGGAACAAATTCAAGTCacttaaaattcaaagttttttaACAAAGAAATGGAATAAAAACATACAAACAGGAATCCAAGTAGGGGCTCCTTTGGAAGTGTATTTAAAATGACATAAAGCGGTTTTACTGAAATTGATtatgggttccaaaagcacaagtgtttttttggaaaaaaacgCAAGATATGTACTTGTTGCAGGAAGCAATTCAAGTGCTTTTCGAAAGTCCAATTAAATGATTTAGCGGTTATCGAAAACTGATTACTGAAACATAAATCATACCTTCGAAGAAAAACGAAATTTTGTCAACGCTATCATAGAAGTAATTGTCAGTAGACTGCTGCTGCAAGATATAATTAAAAGGGAAGATTTAATTACAGAGAAACATACACAATTAGCTaaaaattatgataaaaacatgataaattaatcaaaaagaaaaaagaaacagaaaccTGGTTGGTGGTGGAGAAAATAGAGGCGGTGGACGAGCAGTCAAAGTCCTGGAGCAATTGGTCCATTCGGTTCCTCATGGCCTCGATGTCCTCCGCGCTCGCAAACGATTCCATCACAAGATAACCTGCGTGACCATAAAAACAATTTAACAACAGACATGATTCAAGTCAAAAACATAAGACCAGTGTTTTCTTAGGACAATACGAGGTAAATAGGAGCTCAATTAAGGTTTGGTTTGGTTGCGTTACCTTGGGAGTGGAAGGTCTGGAGCTGGTCAGGACTGAGATTTCCGACGATTCCCATGGCTTCTAAGGGGGCAAGAAAACAGGTCGTCAaacgttggaagtttttggaggCGTTTCGGAGGTGACGGTAATCTCCTCCGGTCCTCTGTgctcttttatatatatatgaaaacgTGTAATCTTGGATGAGTTCCATATATTCACGCGGGAGTAAACCGCCGTTTACTATTACCCCAGTTGAAACTGAGCCACTCCACTAATTTGTTTTTGATAAATTAACCCAATGAATAATATGAAATTAGCCATTAACCTCTTGTTGTCGGATTCAatgaaatttcattcattttgccGTTAAATATTGGCACGTGATCAACACGTAATTTATTTTTGAGGGTAAAGTCGTGCCAATATTTAACAACAAAATGGATGAAATTTTACCGAAACTGACAATGAGAGGTTAATTGGTTAATATCAAATAGTTTAGAaagttaatttaccaaaaaattaATTCAGGAGTCAATTCAACTAGAGTAATAATTCAAAGAGTCAAACGAGAGGTATACCCATTCTCGCAGGGTCTGTCAAATTTACTCGTATCTTCTGATAAGATCAAAAGTCAAATTTAATTGCGGCTAGTCTC
Proteins encoded in this window:
- the LOC126596628 gene encoding phytanoyl-CoA dioxygenase-like, whose protein sequence is MGIVGNLSPDQLQTFHSQGYLVMESFASAEDIEAMRNRMDQLLQDFDCSSTASIFSTTNQQQSTDNYFYDSVDKISFFFEEKAFGSDGELRQPKELSINKVGHALHELDPVFKGFTFSEKVSGLFISLGYKRPIVIQSMYIFKQPGIGGEVVPHQDNSFLYTDPPTCTGLWLALEDATITNGCLRAIPGSQKNGLVRRFIRGEDGVTFDRPSPEYDQKDFVPIEVKAGSLVVIHGDLIHQSFENQSSKSRHAYSLHVVDTDGCRWSQDNWIRRKVEPEPLYVSSDLKLDL